ATGCCTATTGCCGTCAGTCTTATCTCGATAATTTCCTGCGTGGAGGTTATCCTTTTATCTTCGACAATGGCGAAGATGGTTTTGTAGTTCATCTGTACTCGCGTAAGCATGGCGATTTGGAGCGTGACTACAACTTCTTCTCACTCGCTCCAGAATATTATTCACAGGGGAATGGAAACTTCCGCGATATGAACCAGAATCGTCGGAATGACGTGTTTTTTAATCCTCAGGTTGGTAGCTTCAATATTAAAATGTTCTATAGCTTGATTCAAGCAGATGGATACAACCCGCTCAGCGTTCAAGGAACAACCTTTGAAGTGAAACCGGACAGTAAGGCGCAAGCTGCGGAATGGATCGGGGAAGCTGCGGCAGATCATCAAGCTGAGCTTGTAAAGCTGTGTAGCAGTCGGTTCACACCAGGTAGCTTAGTAAACTATATTGCGGATCATAACGTTACTTTGAAGGTAAGCGAGCAAGAATTTTTATCGGGTCTACTAGCCCTGTCTCAGCAAAACATTGAAGCTGCTTTTGGCGAAGGCTTCTGGTCCGATCACTGGACATATAATTTGGATCTGGTAGTAGGGTATTTGGATATCTTCCCGGACAAAAAGCAGGAGCTTCTATTCGGAGATAAAACTTATGCGTTCTACGATAGCCCAGCGTATGTGCTGCCACGTAGTGAGAAGTATGTAATTAGTGACGGTAAAGCTCGGCAATATGGCGCTCTTCTTGAGGATGAGGAGAAGCTGCATAAGCTGAAATGGAAAGCTGGAGATACCCATTGGCTGCGCACTGAAGGTGGGCACGGTGCCATTTACCACACCAATCTGTTCGTGAAGATGTTGTCTCTTGCTTTGAATAAATTTGCTACACTTGACCCTTACGGCATGGGTGTGGAGATGGAAGGCAATAAGCCGGGCTGGAACGATGCTATGAATGGTCTGCCAGGATTGTTTGGCTCCGGAATGAGCGAGACTTTTGAACTGAAGCGTACCGTAGTCTTTTTGCTGGATGTACTGAAAGGTGCAGACAATGTACAGGGAGTTGTAAAGCTGCCAGAAGAAATTGCACAGCTGCTTGAAGAGGTATATCGCGCGGTAACGGCTGTTCTTTCGGGAGATTTGGAACAATTCAATTATTGGGACACTGTAGCTTCAGCGCGTGAGGCTTATAGAGCACGTATCCGTTTTGGTATTACTGGGGCTGAGTCTAAAGTAACCTTAGAATACATTCGTGAAGCCCTCTCCAAGTTCTTGGTCAAAATTAACGAGGGGATCAACAAGGCGGTAGAACTCGGTAACGGACTTACCCCAACCTATTTCCGCTTTGAGGCGAAGAAATTCCAGCAGGTAATAGATGCTGAGGGTCAACCGGTAATTAGCGGATACGGTCTGCCAAAAGCTGTGGTGGAGGAGTTTGAGGTATATGCATTGCCATATTTCCTTGAGGGGCCTACTCGCTGGTTGAAGACGCTGAAAGATCTGGTGCAAGCCAAAGAAATCTATAATTTGATTAAGCAGACAGGGCTGTACGATCCAACAACGTCAATGTATCAAACCTCGGTTAGTCTTGAGGGAGAGTCTCATGAGATCGGACGAATGAGAGCCTTTACGCCGGGCTGGCTAGAGCGGGAGTCCAACTTCCTGCATATGTCCTACAAATATTTGCTTGAGCTGTTGAAAGGCGGGCTTTATGAGGAGTTCTACGGAGAACTGAAGACCTCACTAGTTCCGTTCCTTGATCCTGCTGTTTATGGACGCAGTACACTGGAGAACTCATCCTTTATTGCGACTGGAGGCAATCCTGATCCGGGTAATCATGGTAGAGGTTTCGTAGCAAGACTTAGCGGTTCGACTGCGGAATTCTTAAGTATGTGGAGAACAATGATGGCTGGAAGCCATATCTTCAGAGTGGAGGATGGTGTGCTTACGCTGTCACTCGACCCGGTACTGCCGGGTTGGCTGTTCGATGAACAAAGCGAACTTTCTTTCA
The window above is part of the Paenibacillus sp. FSL K6-0276 genome. Proteins encoded here:
- a CDS encoding cellobiose phosphorylase, with product MSNYYFDSGKFVMEQFDTGKPFSSFLPGLAGLKGIPMWTFYVNRGQAICSFGVRDKNSPIMEFSPANISYKDVGTTGFRTFIKIKGEQEIYEPFQSARPDPAAKRIMTILPNGLTIEESHAGHGLKTTVHYFNLPNDDYAALVRRVEIENIGGKEIELELMDGLPEILPYGVENSGYKEIGNLLRSWMDVYNLENGIPFYKLRSSTNDSAQVSEITNGHFYLSFTGEGEKVSPIVDFEVVFGGNTSLTYPDRFAGLTLSELSELPQYPVNKVPCGFSGVARRLAPGSSLILNTLVGHVNDIDKINKKAELLCRDEYILSKSQEAAGLTEDLTADIATHTSSAVFDAYCRQSYLDNFLRGGYPFIFDNGEDGFVVHLYSRKHGDLERDYNFFSLAPEYYSQGNGNFRDMNQNRRNDVFFNPQVGSFNIKMFYSLIQADGYNPLSVQGTTFEVKPDSKAQAAEWIGEAAADHQAELVKLCSSRFTPGSLVNYIADHNVTLKVSEQEFLSGLLALSQQNIEAAFGEGFWSDHWTYNLDLVVGYLDIFPDKKQELLFGDKTYAFYDSPAYVLPRSEKYVISDGKARQYGALLEDEEKLHKLKWKAGDTHWLRTEGGHGAIYHTNLFVKMLSLALNKFATLDPYGMGVEMEGNKPGWNDAMNGLPGLFGSGMSETFELKRTVVFLLDVLKGADNVQGVVKLPEEIAQLLEEVYRAVTAVLSGDLEQFNYWDTVASAREAYRARIRFGITGAESKVTLEYIREALSKFLVKINEGINKAVELGNGLTPTYFRFEAKKFQQVIDAEGQPVISGYGLPKAVVEEFEVYALPYFLEGPTRWLKTLKDLVQAKEIYNLIKQTGLYDPTTSMYQTSVSLEGESHEIGRMRAFTPGWLERESNFLHMSYKYLLELLKGGLYEEFYGELKTSLVPFLDPAVYGRSTLENSSFIATGGNPDPGNHGRGFVARLSGSTAEFLSMWRTMMAGSHIFRVEDGVLTLSLDPVLPGWLFDEQSELSFTFLGATEVIYSNPKRENTFGENKVVIQCLMLIYRDGTVTKISGSLVRGKEAEALRRGEIKQIRAVLA